One Drechmeria coniospora strain ARSEF 6962 chromosome 01, whole genome shotgun sequence genomic region harbors:
- a CDS encoding ribonuclease Z, whose protein sequence is MSAPAQNTVDLDALLDLSEYDNGNNYHSPSLSPSMTSKPSFASPVPAPVTAAVVPTTSQTLSGPSHNYDMYRQQTGFVPGAIANTMAVNQTNNTGYQDFGSLDYLGSFAPEQNVFDFNTSPSQGAMDVDFDSAADSHLLNTVNPSTIEQESNNLPSPLSSSTSSVGRLWPGAHSQAALAKAQQKQQQHHMMQQQHSQRQTPQQRSRGKAPPATDPIVEQKITQLLNSMRAKASSPDSQDQSGPSNLPRYKKEEEEMDEDERLLASEEGKKLSSKERRQLRNKVSARAFRSRRKGTFIPLDHASYPSTLTSMIEYITQLEAEIANKVNENGDLRAQNRALIEENKRLSDLTRMLLASPSFSNFLDHLSSNPTAGPQPTQIKLEQPSQEQMQIPKDVNPYNGPSSQQQIGMAMVPEQTLDLSLMAIGNSAYNFQPQVFVVDTPDIPTAFDTSVLSGKASIFVEEDFPSGDEKMEIPALERPVEAKATTPVEPAVIDEEFESDPEFALFHSEAGSSTEKPGAADAFCLDNVDLFGGIEAEKVLARYELVDATEDAVTATFALARVQSISAGMESVVSRLELLTIHLCLDG, encoded by the coding sequence ATGTCGGCTCCGGCCCAGAACACGGTCGACCTCGATGCTCTGCTCGATCTCTCCGAGTATGACAACGGAAACAACTACCACTCGCCCTCCCTCTCACCGTCCATGAcctcgaagccgtcgttTGCGAGCCCCGTCCCCGCCCCCGTCACTGCGGCCGTTGTTCCCACCACCTCGCAGACGTTGAGCGGCCCCAGTCACAACTACGACATGTATCGTCAGCAAACGGGCTTCGTCCCTGGTGCCATCGCCAACACAATGGCGGTCAATCAAACCAACAACACTGGCTATCAGGACTTTGGCAGCCTCGACTATCTCGGCAGTTTCGCCCCTGAGCAGAATGTCTTCGACTTCAACACATCGCCCTCTCAGGGAGCCATGGATGTCGACTTTGACTCTGCCGCTGACTCGCATCTCTTGAACACGGTGAACCCCAGCACCATCGAGCAGGAATCCAACAACCtaccctctcctctctcctcctcgactAGCAGCGTCGGCCGTCTGTGGCCCGGTGCCCACTCTCAAGCTGCTCTCGCCAAAGCCCaacagaagcagcagcagcatcacaTGATGCAGCAGCAACACTCGCAACGACAGACCCCGCAACAAAGGTCTCGCGGAAAGGCCCCTCCGGCCACGGACCCTATTGTTGAGCAGAAGATCACGCAGCTCCTGAACTCGATGCGCGCCAAGGCCTCGTCCCCCGATTCTCAAGACCAGTCCGGTCCCTCCAACCTGCCTCGTTACAAGAAGGAAGAAGAGGAAATGGACGAAGATGAGCGTCTGCTCGCCAGTGAGGAGGGTAAGAAACTTAGCAGCAAGGAGCGGAGACAGCTCCGCAACAAAGTATCTGCTCGTGCTTTCCGTTCTCGGAGAAAGGGTACCTTCATCCCCCTTGACCACGCATCGTACCCGTCGACGCTAACCTCGATGATAGAATACATTACacagctcgaggccgaaaTCGCCAACAAAGTCAACGAGAATGGTGATTTGCGTGCGCAGAACCGTGCTCTGATCGAGGAGAACAAGCGCTTGTCCGACTTGACTCGCATGCTACTCGCCTCCCCTTCCTTTTCCAACTTCCTCGACCATCTCAGCAGCAACCCAACTGCCGGCCCCCAGCCGACCCAGATCAAGTTGGAGCAACCGTCTCAGGAGCAGATGCAGATTCCCAAGGACGTCAATCCTTACAACGGCCCGAGTTCTCAGCAGCAGATTGGCATGGCCATGGTTCCCGAGCAGACGCTGGATCTGTCGTTGATGGCTATCGGAAACTCGGCGTACAATTTCCAGCCTCAGGTGTTCGTTGTTGACACACCTGATATCCCCACCGCCTTCGACACCTCCGTCCTGTCCGGCAAGGCGTCCATCTTTGTCGAGGAGGATTTCCCCTCCGGGGACGAGAAGATGGAGATCCCGGCTCTTGAGCGTCCagtcgaggccaaggctACTACGCCGGTGGAGCCTGCCGTTATCGACGAGGAGTTCGAGTCGGACCCCGAGTTTGCTCTCTTCCACTCGGAAGCCGGTTCGTCGACGGAGAAGCCTGGCGCGGCAGACGCCTTTTGCCTGGACAATGTTGATCTGTTCGGAGGCATTGAGGCCGAGAAAGTGCTCGCTCGCTACGAACTTGTCGACGCCACGGAGGATGCGGTTACTGCTACCTTTGCTCTGGCTCGCGTGCAATCCATCAGCGCCGGCATGGAGTCTGTTGTGTCGAGGCTAGAACTCTTGACCATTCACCTATGTCTTGACGGTTAG